One genomic segment of Oncorhynchus kisutch isolate 150728-3 linkage group LG15, Okis_V2, whole genome shotgun sequence includes these proteins:
- the drc12 gene encoding dynein regulatory complex protein 12: MPPKKKKGKSNINKPKTKNKKANEGGSELEEKYRRSALDVTVLRDHLALRGDVAQQAQSISHDLRSRMRDMEQELHHERLDRKDVNADLTRQHKTMQTDMTVKVKRLGGEAILLREQLAQCQEELRAERKAHEQLQQEKDTTIADLQNKLDDMETNYEKILHDTLDSLTSQLAEARLRWEHESTVVHQEYKELLSDFGLNSLDI, from the exons ATGCCTCCAAAGAAGAAGAAAGGGAAAAGTAATATCAATAAGCCCAAGACCAAAAATAAGAAAGCTAATGAGG GGGGAAGTGAATTGGAGGAGAAGTACAGGCGAAGTGCATTGGATGTAACAGTTCTGAGGGACCATCTTG CTCTGCGAGGGGATGTGGCACAGCAGGCCCAGTCCATCAGTCATGACCTGAGATCTCGTATGCGGGACATGGAGCAGGAGCTCCACCATGAGAGACTGGACCGCAAAGACGTCAATGCAG ATCTCACCCGTCAGCATAAGACCATGCAAACAGACATGACGGTCAAAGTGAAAAGGCTGGGGGGTGAGGCCATTTTGCTGCGAGAACAGCTTG CTCAGTGTCAGGAGGAGTTGAGGGCAGAAAGGAAAGCGCATGAGCAGTTGCAGCAGGAGAAGGATACCACAATAGCTGACTTACAAAACAAACTGGATGACATGGAGACCAACTACGAGAAGATTCTGCAT GACACTTTGGACAGTTTGACCTCCCAACTGGCTGAGGCTCGACTGCGGTGGGAGCATGAGAGCACTGTTGTCCATCAGGAATACAAAGAGCTGCTCTCTGACTTTGGCTTGAACTCACTGGACATCTGA